The following proteins are encoded in a genomic region of Oncorhynchus keta strain PuntledgeMale-10-30-2019 chromosome 35, Oket_V2, whole genome shotgun sequence:
- the bdkrb1 gene encoding B1 bradykinin receptor: MAMLLSENNRSFLPTTKTPLHNATDWILVHSIIPPYIFTLCVTGLLGNGFVLLVFLLQREQCSVPEIYLGNLALADLLLLACLPFWAMNILNDYNWPYGDFLCHVVNLSITVNFYTSIYLLVMVSVDRYLALVRTMRARWLRRKRYARAICLILWLFGLLIGGLASLHRKVTFIEEYRTVACILEYPDHSGESWKLAHNLLLNIVGFVVPVVGIFSCSCNIIRALRKRRKSVYIEGGNDRKATVLVYAVTLLFFVCWSPFQLFTLLDMLCDAEVLDETWHYTLDIGTQFSTYLAILNSSLNPLLYVFSGQYFRRKVSTIYKRTKNRRRSDTMAFQLSIVSTYLHRTDHIKPVVIQT, from the coding sequence ATGGCTATGCTCCTGTCAGAAAACAACAGGTCTTTCCTTCCCACCACCAAGACTCCTCTCCACAATGCCACAGATTGGATCCTGGTCCACAGCATCATTCCTCCCTACATCTTCACCCTGTGTGTGACGGGGCTGCTGGGTAATGGCTTTGTCCTGCTGGTCTTCCTTCTCCAGAGGGAGCAGTGCTCCGTCCCAGAGATCTACCTGGGAAACCTGGCCCTGGCTGACCTGCTCCTCCTGGCCTGCCTGCCCTTCTGGGCCATGAACATCCTTAATGACTACAACTGGCCTTATGGAGACTTCCTGTGCCACGTAGTCAATCTGTCTATCACTGTCAACTTCTATACCAGCATCTACCTGTTGGTGATGGTGAGCGTGGACCGCTACTTAGCGCTGGTGAGAACCATGAGGGCCAGGTGGCTGAGGAGGAAGCGCTACGCAAGAGCGATATGTCTCATACTGTGGCTGTTTGGGCTGCTGATAGGAGGTCTAGCTTCGCTTCACAGAAAGGTGACGTTCATTGAGGAATATCGTACAGTGGCGTGTATTCTGGAGTATCCGGACCACTCTGGGGAGTCTTGGAAGCTGGCCCACAACCTCCTGTTGAACATAGTTGGCTTTGTTGTGCCTGTTGTGGGTATTTTTTCCTGCAGTTGTAACATTATCAGAgccctgaggaagaggaggaagagtgtTTACATAGAGGGTGGAAATGACAGGAAGGCCACAGTCCTTGTTTACGCCGTGACACTGCTGTTTTTTGTATGTTGGAGTCCCTTCCAACTCTTCACCTTACTCGATATGCTGTGTGATGCAGAAGTCTTGGATGAAACATGGCATTATACACTGGACATTGGTACCCAGTTTTCAACCTACCTAGCAATTCTGAACAGTAGCCTAAATCCTCTGTTGTATGTATTTTCTGGACAGTATTTTAGGAGGAAAGTTAGCACCATCTACAAGAGAACGAAGAATCGCAGGAGATCTGATACAATGGCATTTCAGCTTTCAATTGTATCAACCTACCTCCACAGGACGGATCACATCAAACCTGTTGTAATACAGACATGA